DNA from Aphis gossypii isolate Hap1 chromosome 3, ASM2018417v2, whole genome shotgun sequence:
GCCTTTAAAACAGAATTATTGAGAATGTGTATGGTAGATATATGCGTTAAAGACTTCATGTCACATTAAATAAccttgaaattattttcaaggCCAAATaggattataaaaattatatacctagatatactaggtaggtaatagtatatattataaattataattatacatagtatttgtAGACGaggttattatgtaatattactatattaggaaaagaatattaattaattgctatttctttttgtttaatacctattataaaagtaattttattacctctcttaaatgcaattttgttacttaaactaaaaactacacataagttgtataaaaaaaacaatttatctagatatacatttgtttatatttatatgataaatcattgaagttctcaaacttaattttagtaaagaTCTAGGTATGTGTTaatcaattcaaataattaattttgtctttATATCCTCTGTAaagctataaaataatcttggtttaaataaattataaaacttaacctatatacattttgtaatttttgaataataactaagtatgtacttatgttattatttttttgttttttatgactggtaaattatatttttattattatttttgataaaatgtttaagatgATACTATGTTCACATATgttattttctaaacaaaCATAGAACATAGGAAGTAGATTTTCACTGTAGGATTGATTAAACTTAAAGATGGAACATTATCTGTTGTCTCTTATCAATTATCTAAGATATCTTAATTGTTAAAGGAGTTATGAGTATTTTGTACATTCTAGTATTTTACACACCTACTCAttactgatttaaaaataaaatattgtaaaaagctGTCAGGAATATCAGATAATGTCCATACCTTTAGGATTGACCATAGgtcacttaaatattaaagctaacaacACAAAAGTATTTCTATTGAACGAACGTGTTTTGAGTAGTGTAATGTTGTTTGTAAGAGAGAGATAACACATGGGTGTAGTATcctttttatcaattttataaaatatctactatttatatttttaagttcaatattatttatttattttaatttaaaattaaattcattttgataTACCTAGTGtggatgtattattaattaaattacctttTTCCTAACAGGTGAGCCCTGAATTACTGTCTCCTGTAAAAGGGAGGTATTGCTGTTGTGAATCGAAAGCACCATTACTTTTGTAAGCACCAAAGCGAATCCAAAAGTAAGTACCattttatgaaacatattttacttatgtttaatatttttctaaatgatattgttttatctaGACCAAGCCACCATGTTCTACTGCATCCAAAACTGTGTTATCTTCATGTCCTGCCGAGAAAACCGGCACCCCAAACGTGAACATTCAATTGCTCCAGCCATTAACACATCAAACGGTCTTGGAGACCAGTTCAAGTTCACCAATGTACGATGCACCCACCAAAATGGAGGGCTTAGTggatgaatttttaaacatgtgtGCAAAcggtaataattgattattattcataaaattgtaatcaatAGTTAatcttatttgtataattcattgcagaaaaaaataaatgcgaTAGACAAGCACCCGggattataaattcaaataacagCACTAATGACATAACTATGTACAGAGAAGACGAGCCGTATTTAGACATGTTTCAAATGGATGCGCCTGCTTTGTTGGCGCCATTCTCAACACCTCAAAATGTTTTCACAATCGATGacgaatttcaaaaaataaacaaaccaGAAATAGAACTAATTATACCTTTAGAAGATGCAGCTTTTAAACAACCCATATCGATGAGAAAAAATTCTACCCTCAAGTTAGATGTTGGGCTACAACAAATTCAGTCAACTAGTTATGGTGACATTTTAAACACACCAGAAGTTGTAAAAACGCTGACTGAACAAGAATCTGCTTTTAATCTTTTAGCTTATGTTTTTGATGTAAGTTTATATCATATGTAAATAGAATTAGGTAattcagttattatttatgattttttttttttttttttttttaggataaAAAAACTGACAATTTGGCTGAAGTACCTACACCCAAAGATGTAACAACTGTATCACCAACCTCTCAGTGGTCTCGTAAACGTCGTAGTAGTAATTCATCAGCTTCAATACAAACAGACGATGATGACTATCCTAAGCACAGAAAGCCTAATGAAGATTATCATTCGTCCGATGACAAATATAGACAACTGAGGGACCGCAATAATGAAGCATCCCGTAAGTCTAGGGCTACAAGAAAAGCCAGAGAAAATGAGCTAAATGGCAGTGCTAGTCAATTGGAAGCCACCAACAGAAGATTGGCTATCAAAGCTGAAGAACTGGAGAAAATGGTCAACGATATGAGACaagcattattaaaaattatgacaaagaaaaaataaataatacaaaattattaaaaaaaaatgcatgtacTAACCTCATCTAATTACACTGAAAAAATAATCTCAGGCTTGTAATAGAGacttgttttacatattataatctatgtgcttattttgtaaacatttcattgcaacaaataatagtaaataattccACGGAagtatataagataataataattaagttttgaagtaatgtagtattaataattatattaatttatgttttacattttgaatctaaatatatatatatatttttttttattatcttagagctagtaaaatataattcttattttggATCAcggtatattatgcatttatcattgatttgttattattataaaataataataataataataatcttgtgTTCAGTGGTGTGTTGaagaattcataaaattgagGAAAACTTCCATTTTTGATCCCCTATTTACCTATAGCTATTATTctacaatttgatttttttactaaattatataaatatttaataaaattattcaagtgTCTTAAGTACATTGCCCCGTACTCACTATTTTGAGTTTGAGGTATTTACCTCAAAAAACTACTTTGGTACACCACTGCTTGTATTTAAATAGGAGTGGTATGAACATTTCTTAtggtactaattattaaatttatcatagaaattgtaggtttattattagtaaaatactatacacTATTATGTTCTAATATTCTATCAAATCTTAACCATAAGCAATAACCatcgattataaaaatacttgatcAATTCTgccattacatttattaataattttttctttatcacgagtattactaaaattgttgtataattcACTGATGTAGAGGTTATATGTTTAGAATTGACTTCACttctaacaaattaaataaagtataaaggtCAGAAAAAACCTTGGATAGTAGATAAAACTTAttctactatataatttttaccactaattgatgtttaattttatattgataattttaattaatccaatcacaaaataaatttaatctattctgtGGTTCAATGATAACAGGCTAGTACTTAGATAAGCAGTATTTGAGAGAAAAGTTCCCAGGAAAATACATGGCCTAAACATTCAATCtttgttgtaaaatcaatgtattgttttatggagataattacattatgatgaactttaaattaagttcCAAAGGCTTGATAGAGTTAGATTGCTAAAAGAAGATTGATGTGTGTGACCATACCAACAATATGAGTTACAAAATAGTAGgtcactttataataattgtactcataaaattatctgcatcaataacaaataatgatgCAATATCAttctattgatattttattaatagtttcaaaatcaaataaaacctAACTTTGTTATGTATCACACTTTAAATGTTAGAAAAAtctgaaattaatttgaatctaTTAATTACTCTACcaataacatgaaatattaatgagTTATGTGCTGTTGCTTGTTTCTTAATCATCATCGGTTTCTAAAGGCAGGGCCTAATATgttgcttaatattatattagaaatcaAATTCTGCATAGACCAAATGCTAaaggtaaaacattttaatttataagtgacATAAAGTTACAGAAAAATATACTCAGCTTagcaaatttttttcattttaaattgaatatgtatataaaaaatatttttagtgaatttttattttt
Protein-coding regions in this window:
- the LOC114126538 gene encoding uncharacterized protein LOC114126538, coding for MYDAPTKMEGLVDEFLNMCANEKNKCDRQAPGIINSNNSTNDITMYREDEPYLDMFQMDAPALLAPFSTPQNVFTIDDEFQKINKPEIELIIPLEDAAFKQPISMRKNSTLKLDVGLQQIQSTSYGDILNTPEVVKTLTEQESAFNLLAYVFDDKKTDNLAEVPTPKDVTTVSPTSQWSRKRRSSNSSASIQTDDDDYPKHRKPNEDYHSSDDKYRQLRDRNNEASRKSRATRKARENELNGSASQLEATNRRLAIKAEELEKMVNDMRQALLKIMTKKK